CCCCATAGCGGCAAAGGCTCTTCTTGTTGAAATATCCGCTTCTTGATTGGTCATTCTTCTGTTTGTGGGAATGTACTTATCATTCttgatttccttttctttttctgaaCTATTCCTCTTTTTCTGTAGAGCATTTAATGGACAAAACTTGACAAAGTGATCCGGACTTTCACACTTGTGACATACTTGATCTATTGGATTTTCAGTGATTTTTTTTAGAGTTCCTTTTGTGGTACACCTGTCCCTTTTTTAACATTCTTGAGAACCTTTTGGTCATTAACGCAATGTTTTCGTCCTCTAAATTTTCTGGTGTTGTGCCTGTAAGAACCAggttcttctcttttcttttgcctccaatttacttttctttttttttcttgagttcataGGTCATGAGATTTCCAATGAGTTCATCCATAGCTAACTTATCTAGATCACGGGCTTCAGTAATGGCTTCTACTTTACTTTCCCAAGATTCTGGAAGAACACTCAAAAGTTTTCTGACTGCTTTCCCATTGGGAATTATTTCACCTAGTGAGTAGATTTCATTAATGATAGCAGTGAACCTGGTATGCATCTCTTGGATTGTTTCACCTTCTGTCATTCGAAACAGTTCGTATTGTCTGTTCAAGTTATCTATTTTAGACTTCTGTACCTGAGTTGTTCCTTCATGCGCAGTTTGCAAAGTTTCCCATATtgcttttgcatcttgacaTGATTATATTCTATTCTACTCATCTGGACCTATTCCGCATATCAAGATCTTTTTTGCTTTAGCATTGTTCTGAATTGCAAGTTTATCTGCAACATTCCATTCTTTCCTATCTTTTGGTACTTGAGTGGTTCCATCAATTCCATTCTTCATGGGTATGGTTTGACCGTCCAACACGACTCCCCATAGGTCTGGATTTTCTCCTAGTAAATGATCCATAATGCGATTCTTCCACCATCCATAATACTTTTCATTAAACAGTGGTGGTCGAGTTTGTGAAGCTCCTTCCAGTGGTGTGGGTGGTGCAGCCATCGATCCTTTTCAAGATGTTAgtcttttaatgaaaagacctgctctgacaccaattgaagaaaccttacccctagaacaagaaccaggttcttgtaattttgtcgtaacacaataaaacaaagatttATCGTGGAAACCTTCCTAACTCAAGAAAGGAAAAACCACACCGAAGTTTTctattaattcaagatttacaacTCAGTTAATCAATGAATCTAAACTTCTACCCTTTTTGATTAACTATAATCGAAAACTCTCCACTCAACAAGAAGTCAAACtcacttcttgtttacaaaagCTCTCAACTCTTGTTAACTCTAACtacccaagaagtcaaacccacttcttgtttacaattcTCACAACCTctctcccaagaagtcaaacctaCTTCTTGTTgcaattctctcaagactcaactccaaagaagtcaaacccacttcttattacaaatctaggaattattacaactcaataataaacctagaacaaatcaacaaagactaataaccctagactttaattgatcaaacttcaatatCCAATAGTTCTGAGTAGAACATGTTTCGTGAACCTGGTCCTTATTTTGCTGTGATGAAGGTGAACCTGGTCCTTATGTTGCTGTAACAAAGGCCTGCAATTTTTCTCCAGAAAATACTGctctcaagatgatatatttcgtgaatatgcaaTACCTATCGTTCTGGCTTTGCTGCAAAAATTCTCTCGATTTTTGTGATTGCGAAGACACttttttccttcaacttctttattcttttatagatttgatttgccttcaacttctacaaggaaaggaattacaaatcGTTTTCCTCCTtgaacttgtctatatttacttctttccttatttgacttgaattgtaatttctttattttttccttctttggcttggattgctacttttttatttctttccttctttgagttgaattgctacttttttatttctttccttctttggcttggattgctacttttttatttctttccttctttgacttgaattgctacttttttatttttttccttctttatttatttccatatttgtttccttcttttccttttttacaattctgcacttttcttctttgcctcaatactttttcttcttcgccgcaatctctcataattgtacacatacgacaccatgccttcactttatcaatcatcaaaactactttatttgtttTCCTATTTCCCAACAGAACCTAAGGCTTGCCTAGTGCAGAAATATTCTGTTGAATAGAAACTGTTTGTTGCTTCCAATTACGCCAAAAATAGTGATGCATAGCATAACAAAACAAGCGGTATGCCCGAAAAAAACTTTATTATCTTAGATAGGAGGAACTTAGCCctgtaaaaaaacaaaaagaaagatgaaataacaacaacaatatcaaagCTAATGCCTTTTTGGGAAAAATAGCCATTGAAGTCATTCGGTACAACAACAAAAGGAGAAATTACATAACAACGATATTAAACCTAATACAGTTTTTTGGGAAATAGCCATTGTCACTACAAAGCTTAATTAATTAGGATCGACAGTTATAAGCCTTAAAGGGTTTTCAACATCACCTCCACCACCATGTTTAACAAATTCGGCTGGTGTTAGAAAATAACCATGACAAATACAAACAATCTTCACTTCTCCTCCCCTCTTATACGCGTATAAAAATCCTTCAGTCTTCTTTCCATTTGATCCATCACCTTTAGTGGCAACACCAGgcattttgagcaagaaatttCTGAGTCCCTCTTTTCCCGAAAAGTCGGGTGATTGCTCATTAGTAGCTTCAATGGCTGCTAATACCAGATGCTGCATTTGCTCCAATGTGCCACTGACTGGAGGTATCGCATTAGAACTACCAGATGCACCTTTAATGAAAGTTCCATcaattgaaggaaaaaaaatatttcttagttttagacaaaagaaaattatgtgaacaaaaaatatagaaaatgaagaaattaattaaatggaacAACTCAATTGAATTTTCGATCACCTTGATTAGGTAGGTGTTGTTGAGTTTCAGAACTAGTTCCAGCTGAACCAAAACTTCCTACAGATCTAGATCCACCAGGTGACGGCAAAGAAGAGGTTCCATTCCCTTCATTTTCCTCAACAACTATAACATTCTTCAGTTTATCCCATCTATTCTGCTCCGTGTCCCCGCGCGTCTGTGTCTGGAGGTCCCTCCTTTCCTTCCAGTCCATCCCAGTCTCCATTGGAGGCAACGAAGTCGTCCTATTAACAGAAAATGGATCACTCATTTTCCCCCATTCTGTTTGAGTCTCCATTGACGGCATGGAAGCTTTCCTCATCACATAAGATGGACCATTGATTTGCCTCCATTCCATCTCAGTCTCCATTCTACGCCTGCACTCAATTTCAGTCTCCATTCTTCGCCTCCAAGACATTTCAGTATCCATAGGCGGCAACAAATTCCTTTTCCTCCAGTACTCCATTTGAGTCTCCATCGGAAGCTCTAATGTTAAGTCTACACTTACATCCTCTACAATCCTTTTTCCTTTGTCTTGACGATTAGCCTTCTCCATTTTAGCAAAAGCTGAAAGAATCGACAAAGCTATTGAATTTCAAACTAAACAAacttaataggaaaaaaaaactctataaaAGTATGAAGTTGATTTTCATTGATGAATGATGGAAGAAACCTTCAGATGTGTAGGAGGTtataaaggaaaacaaatcaaGTATGAAAGTGGAAAAAACGTGAAGGAATCTTATTTCTGTGGGTTAagtgaaaaataacaaaatagccCCTTGCTACGTGGTCTAAGGAGGGACTTTGGGAATTGATCCAAAAATATTGTCCGTTGTAATTATCTATTGAGAAACAAAATCAAACTTTACACGTATCTGAAAAATCAGTGcatgaaaatttgtgaaaagttttcaCTTTCACACTGCggatatgaaaattattaattatgcatttttgaaagtttttttgggcaaattttatcataaatgttATATTAACTTAgggcaaattttattaaaagttatatCATCCAATTATTTTAACTCACGgaattattgtttatttttaagttttcatagtttaaaatgtaagaggattgttcattttatttctttatagttaacattatttttaaggaggttttttactactttacagatttattaaatataaaaaataatgtgtaCTCGAAATTTAGTTGGAGCTCTGATATGGAATCAAAACACTAAGTAGgagacaaaaacaaatatatctATTAACAACAGGTGATTTTGAGTTAACAAGTAGACAATCATCtgagttatattttttagtttttagaaaaaaagtaaaagtgttttgattgattcttgaatatcaaaataatgattttattactATGAGTTCctgtcatttttaatttttcattcgCCTTTTCTGAAAATCACTAATTGTATTACGCTTAATTTAAgcgttttttctgatttgtttgtTATCTACATTTTTTAAGTTATTCTTTCTTCTGTGTTGGAGTTCATTAATGTTATGATATTGTATCAatgcatataataatattatcaacGCGTATAAtactaacttaaaatatatgtatagatAGATATTGAACAACTAATCATTGggcttatttctttttaaaaatattagaaataGGAGACGATGAAATTAGGTCATTACTATAAGCTCTGTTAATGATCAGTTCAATGTTATAAAGCAATTGAGAATATTAAGTTAAGTGTTGGTGTTCATAATATAATCCAACACAATGAGTCACCAAGCGAAACACCAAGCGAATCAATCTATCTTCCTGAAGTGAATTTCTTAATTCATATATTTCGACTTAAATAGcaacatatttaatattttcataagTATTTCGAGAAAGATATAATACACacgaaacttatttttatattacgTGGTAGAAAATTATTACTGACAAatcgaaaaagaaaaattcaaaacataTGTGTAAAAACCAAAATATCAATTATTCAAAACATTTGTTTCATTAGTAttctttcattttgatatttgaataat
This window of the Solanum pennellii chromosome 2, SPENNV200 genome carries:
- the LOC107010826 gene encoding ninja-family protein AFP3-like, translated to MEKANRQDKGKRIVEDVSVDLTLELPMETQMEYWRKRNLLPPMDTEMSWRRRMETEIECRRRMETEMEWRQINGPSYVMRKASMPSMETQTEWGKMSDPFSVNRTTSLPPMETGMDWKERRDLQTQTRGDTEQNRWDKLKNVIVVEENEGNGTSSLPSPGGSRSVGSFGSAGTSSETQQHLPNQGASGSSNAIPPVSGTLEQMQHLVLAAIEATNEQSPDFSGKEGLRNFLLKMPGVATKGDGSNGKKTEGFLYAYKRGGEVKIVCICHGYFLTPAEFVKHGGGGDVENPLRLITVDPN